A window of Oryza glaberrima chromosome 2, OglaRS2, whole genome shotgun sequence genomic DNA:
TTTGAGTCAACTAGTATGaatttatgtaaaaaataatcatatcgtacctctattttttaatagatgacacggTTAACTTTAGaataatgtttgaccattcatcatCGGGTTAATTCGATCCATGCCACCGCAACTttgccaaattaaaaaaatgctactaCTATTCATCATATCGGCTGGGCGCCACTACAATTTCGGGAAATTGGATCCATACCACTCCGTCGCGTTTTCCATCCACTCCCGTTGACACCGTCTTTCCCCGTCCGAGGACTGTGCCAGAGGACACCACCACTGACTCCGGCTTCGGCGATGACACCGACGCAggcgcaagcggcggcggcggcggcttagGGTTCTCGTGGTGGCGCAGGCGCAAGTGAAGGCCGGAATCCCGTGCGGAGCAGCCCCCATGCCATGACGGCGGTTGAGGACACCGCAGGGAGCGATGCGGCTGCTCCTCGTCGCCTCGCCGGTCGTTCGCTGCCAAAAGGATCTCGTCGTGCGCGTCCTCGGCCAGGGACGCTGACGCTGCTGGCCGGAGACGGTGGCGCAGCCGCGGCCCACTCTGCCGCCTTCTCCTTGGATGCCTCGGCTTCCTCACCACATGCCCCGACAGCACGATGGTCGCCGAGTCGACCCGTGAGGTGGCTTTCGTTGTCAGCGTCGTCAACGGCAAGGCCGACCtgggtggcggcgaaggagctcGGTGGTGGCGAAGGAGCTCGGTGGCGTTGGTGAGGGAGCTCGGCACTGGAGACCGCGCCGGAGAGACCCCACCAGGCCCGGCCGTGACCGCGCCGGCTTGTCTTCCGCTCGTGCCGGCCGTCGTGCGGTGTGGAGGGGATGAGGATGAGACGATGTGGAGGGGATGAGGATGAGACGGTGTGAGAGATGAGATGGAATAAgtgacgggagtggcatggatccaattttcTAAAATTGCAGTGGCACCCAGCTAATATGATGAATAGTAGTGGCTTTTTTTAATTTGGCAAAGTTGCAGTGGCAtcgatccaattaacccatcatcttattagattaaaaaaataatgtaaatatgataaattataagtcatacttaaagttttttaattataaaatatgttgcaacaaaaaaaaatgacatttatataatttttcagTTAGACAATTAGTCAAACGTTATGCTAAAAATCAACGGCGTAATTTATTaagaaatgaagggagtataataGTAAAATATGaggttttttttgaaaagtataaggctttttgaaatattttatctTAAAATCGGAGGTTCcttaaaaataaatcacaatAATTGAGGTTCTTTCTGGTTATGGATGCCTCATTACGTGTAGCCACCAAACCCAAAGATCGAGCAGGTAGGTGACCCGTTCGACGCAGTGGGAGCGGAGCTGAGCAAAGCTCCGGCCGCGACCTCGAGCAAGACGACGATGGAGCCaagccgcccgcgcctccctcttctcctcctcctcctccacttctcGCTGCTCGCCTCGCCGTGTTCCGCGCGGtggcgagacggcggcggcgttggcgatCTGCGCGAGAGCTTCCTCCGGTGCGTCGcgcggcggtcgccggcgaccgccggCGACCCGTCGCGGCTCGTGCACGCGCCGGGCGACGCCTCCTACCCGTCGCTGCTCGACTCCACCATCCAGAACCTCCGCTTCGCCTCGCCGCGGACGCCCCGCCCGGCGCTGGTGCTCACGCCCGTGACCGCCGACGAGGTGCGCGCCTGCGTCGTCTGCTGCCGCGCCCACGGCCTCACCGTCCGCGCGCGCAGCGGCGGGCACGACTACGAGGGCCTCTCGTACCGCTCGCTCGGCCGGTCCCCGAGGTTCGCCGTCGTCGATGTCGCGGCGCTCCGGGCGGTGCGGGTGGACGCGGCGAGGGGCGTGGCGCGCGCCGAGGCGGGGGCCACGCTCGGGGAGCTCTACTACACGGTggcggaggggagcggcggGCGGCTCGGGTTCCCCGCCGGAATCTGCCCGACGGTCTGCGTCGGCGGGCACCTCAGCGGCGGCGGGTTCGGCCCGATGATGCGCAAGtacggcctcgccgccgacaaCGTGGTGGACGCGGAGGTGGTGGACGCCGAGGGGAGGCTCCTGGACAGGGCGGCCATGGGGGAGGGCCTCTTCTGGGCGatcaggggcggcggcggcggcagcgtcggcaTCGTCGTCTCCTGGACCGTCAACCTCGTCCCCGTCCCGGCCGTCGTCTCCGCCTTCACCGTCCACCGCCTCCTACTCCGGCGAGGTGGCCACGACGAGCAatctctcctccgcctcctcaccAAATGGCAAGCCGTGGCGCACGCTCTCCCCGACAACCTGTTCGTCAAAATGTCCATGGAGGCCAAGACCatcaacgacggcgacgactcaACTCGTCATCCATTGGTGACGTTCAAATCATTGTTTCTTGGCAATTGCAGCGACATGATCACCCAAATCGACCACCATTTGCCCGAACTCGGCATCAAACCAACCGATTGCAGGGAGATGAACTGGCTGCAATCCATGCTGTACTCCTACGGCTACACCAATGGCCAACCAGCAGAGGTGCTTCTTGACAGGACACTGCAACCCAAGGACTACTACAAGATCAAGCTCGACTACCTAACCTCACCAATTCCGACACCCGGCCTGATCGAATTGCTCACCAAGATCGTCGAAGACGAAGACGGCTCCATCGACATTGACCCACAAGGCGGCGAGATGAGCCGGATACCGGAATCCGGCACGCCGTACGCTCACCGGAGCGGATACCTCTACAACCTGCAATACTTTGTCAAGTGGGGAGGTGACAAGAATGTGTCCTATGAGGATGATCATCTGAGCTGGGTGAGGGGGTTGCATGAGCTGATGACACCCTATGTGAGCAAGAACCCCAGGGCTGCATACATCAACTACAGGGACCTGGATTTGGGGCAGAATGTGGAGGGAAACACAAGCTATGAGGAGGCCAGGGTGTGGGGGGAGAAGTACTTCAGGGGAAACTTCAGGAGGCTGGCAATGGTGAAGGGTGAGGTGGATCCTGATCAGCTGTTCTGGAGTGAGCAGAGCATCCCTCCTCTGGTTGTGAGCACAAGGGATGCTGGATTGGTTTCAGATAGCTGATGATGGTTCAGTCTGCAGCTTAATGTATAGTAAGAATCTGTGCCTTTTCTTCAGCATATATTTCTCCAATAATGTGTGCTAGAAAATCAAATACTCCTAGTTCATCGAGTagacaaatctttttttttatcccgaGTACAATTTGGATGCACAGATGCACTCAAGCGTGCACACCAAGATCACGTGCGCCAACACCAACGAGGGTGTGTCCTATAGCAcatgtttttgaaaaatggagACTTGTAACCTCATGTAGGCTGCGTTCTTTGCCGGGAGTTCCCAACTCCCCCACActcgttttccacgtgcacgcttttcaaactactaaacgatgtgtttttttgcaaaaagtttctatacgaaagttgcttgaaaaaaatcatattgatcgatttttgaaaaaaaaaactaatacttaattaatcacacgttaatgCGAacatcgttttgcgtgccgggtCCAACCCCTCCTCCGAACCCAGCCTTAGGCTATTCACGGTACAGTGAGGTGGTGTTAGGTACGTCACGATGGAGATTCTTCTCCACGTACGAAGATGATAGGTCCGTTTGACACAGCTCCAGAGCTCAGCCAAATAATTTCAGCTCCACTTAAAATGGGTACAGAGCTGATTGGAGCACTGtcataaaataaactagagatgtggagctgggtttGGGTTTGTCGGAGGACGAACTCCTCGAGCGGGGGACCGTGAGGCCCCTCCTTTGTTGGTTCGGCCGAGGGCAGCGAGTGAAAGCTAAGGAGCTGGGAAGATTGGAAGCTGTCGAGGGGATCGGGCCCCTCAAAAAGGATGAGACAAAGggaattatacaggttcgggccgctaaaaagtgtaataccctactcctgtgtatgaTGATTTTTCTGAGCTTTCCAAGTCTCTGAACCTCTGGTGTACAAACTAGGGCTAAGCGATCCAACTCTTTGTTCTTCGACCTGCCTCCTCTTCACTGGACATGAacctccttttatactccaAGGGGTTCTCTCACATGCGCGGGGGGTGTGCCGCCCagtgaagggagtatatattccCTATATTAAATATGTGTCTTGCACCACAACGTGGAAGTCCTCTGAGTATCGGCTGTTGTGCGTGGCCCATCAAATCATGTCGGCTGACGCAGGCTGACACGGGAAGGATCCCCCtcattcaccatttaatggaAGTGGATTTTGGGTGCGAATGCACCAGGAACACCATCCCTGGTGTgtaactctggttgtctttccttatccggaactccatccatatccgaaggttgtttccgtataagacatggtatgtggtgggtcctgctgagatttagtcaactactattaggtatgtggtatccataaccctgatagACTTTGTAaatcattgctgggaattatatttctagtaatgtcgttaagaaataccaacacattCTTTAAACCAAAAGAcatagttgtataacaaaaTGTGCCTACAGGAGTAATGAAAGCAGTTTTTTCCTCATCCTTCCTAGCCATGCAGATTTAATGGTAACCTGAATAAGCATCTAGGAAACACAAAAAGTCGCACCCCACGGTGGAGTCAACTATCTGATCTATGCGTGGCAAAGGGAAGGGATCCTTAGGGCATGCCTTGTTAAGGTCGGTGTAGTCGATGCACATCCAGAGCTTGCCGTTCGCCTTGGGGACGACCACCAGGTTCGCCAACCACTCCAAATGGATGACCTCTCGGATGAACTCGGCCTCTAGGAGATGCGCCACCTCCTCGCGGATAAAAGCTTGTCGCTCCGGGGCCTACCGCCGCACCTTCTGTCGGACGGGTCTCGCGTCCGGCCGCACGGCTAGATGGTGCTCGAtcactgttaacagtgaaatttggtaagcccggagtagtcatcggcttcgaagtcctaaGATTAGctgatgagagttgtcaagtcttCAGTTGTCGAATtattgctatattcggttaaggaaattgatctactaaaggaagcttattcAGAAGAGatcgagttcaaagagaatgcggcatgacaagttatctattaattaggaatagtttgttagtttccttttatctataggaaagtgtgtttagtgtcctataaggactttatcttttccttttatctttaggaaagtttctttcttgtctgacaaggacttgtatcaacccatgtgTATAAacatgtacacccggggtctatgtaatctatctctacgatcaatacaatttggcgcatcgccatcttttaccttttctactttattttatcgtccgacGGGACATGGCGcttgacgcggggctgcatcggtgttcgatcatcggctaaggggtaagtccaatgttccgtcggcccaggcaattgtctcatctacatcggcgtcgttcaaggctgcatcagcacattcgacctcttggattgctctggtttggatgatatatttgcctacctatttatcatatgtctctgttaatctagtcttagcatatcaatttacctctatcggctgcttctcgctttagggtttctgccggtatcggctaaatcgtgttgttagattagattagcttagacatctaccaccctaaaaattcagtcaatggcttgattgtctagatattatgtttcttttcatacttagtgctgcatcagttaagtttgatctactaagtcgtgcttagaaccataatctctagcctgcttcttgattgtcaataagggtttcatcggggtttcagccgatgagttgtctggacgttgcatcggttcataaggattgcacatacatataagttggatttagtcgatgacaacaaaggtttcactgtttaatctaatcttgtggatttcatgacatcggacctccagccgatgtgtgctttaaccttcggatccatgcttatttatcatatcattgctagccgattggtttatactggattatattgttattttattacatcatcatcagccgattgcatttatattattatctacattggacatataaccgattgcttaaaccctatcgctatcagctggtatcggcatcggctattatcgctatcggctggaactactccatcggcttgtcagccgatcggctgttttgatctactatttgtatatcttgtcagttgcaggatcaaactgactggcacgctcgcatttcaccaatctttggacctgcactggagttaagcagatctcccaggccggtgtgttcgatttttttgtcAACAATCACCTCCCTGTGGACCCTAGGCATGTCCGACGGCTTTTAGGCAAAGACGTCGGCGTTTGCCCgcaggaaggagacgagcgCGTCTTCCTATTTGTCGTCCAAGTTACCGCCAATCTTCGGTCTTGGACGGATCATTGCCAAGGATAATCTTCTTAACGGACACCTCGTCACCCGAAGTCATCCGCTTCTTCAAGAGACGAGAGGTGGAAGTCTTAGGCCCCCCGCCGCCGTTCTCCGGCTGCGAGGTTGCTTGCACGTTGCTTCGTGCAAGTCAGGGCGATCTTGACATCGCCACTAATGGTGATGGGGCCGCCGGGGCTCAGCATCTTCATCTGGAGGTAGGCGTAATGGGTGACCGCCATGAACTTCACCAATGCGGGCCTACCAAGGACCGCGTTGTAGGGCAGATTGAGATCCGCCACATCAAAGTCGAGCCGTTCGGTGCGGAAGTTGGTGGGATCACCAAAGGTGACCAGGAGCACAATATGACCGGACGGCCACGTGTGTCCCGGGGTCACTCCTATGATGGGTAGCGACGTCTTAAGCTTCATCACTGGGGCCTTGATAGCGTCGAAGGCCGCGGGGGAGATGATGTTTAGTGCGACCCCGCCGTTGATTAGGACGCGCTTCATCTTATCGTTGCAGATGGTTTGCGATACCACCAGCGCCAACTGCCCTCCCCGGGCAACCACTGGCGGGTGGTCGGTTTGGTCGAAGGTGAGCTTCACCTCCGACCAGCGTGCTCGCCGTGTCGCCTCATGGGTAGGGACAGCGGCCAGAAGCTCGTGCTTCATGGCCTTAAAGCTACGGTCGGATGCGTGGGTGCATGTTCCACAGTCGACGGTGGCGACAGTGGTGTCAAGCTCCTAGAACTCCAGGTCCTCATCACCATTGTCGACGGGGGCCTTCTTCTTGGCCTCCTCTCGCCGCTTGTCGGCCGAGGTCGTCGGGGCTTTGCCCTCCCGGTGACACTGCCGCTTCTCCTGATGCGACTTCTTGACGCGCTCGGCCAAGGACTTGATCGTGCGACAGTCAGCAAGGCTGTGGGTGGAGGTATTGTGGACGATGCACCACTTATCTAGCGAGCGGCTCTCACCAGGGGCGGCGTTGTCCTTCTGTTTGATGCTCGCGGCCTTCTCTTTGTGCGGGGGCCGCAAGGTGCCTTCGGCGGTGAGGACGTGGCCCTTGTCGCTGGATCGGAccgatctcttcttcttcctcttctctcgccgcttggagcgggaggaggactcaggggcagccgcagccgccgcgccagaGCTGGAGGAGTTCCAAGCCCACGCCTCCTCTTTGCGGGCCACGTGATCCGCGAGTTGAAAAAGCTCCGCATATGTCTTGTGCTCCTTGGAGGCGACCTTCTCCAGCACGCGGTTATGCCGCACGCCCCCCTAAATGCGTAGATGACCGCATGAGGAGGGATGCATGGGATGGTGTTGCGGACCTGACAAAACCGCTAGATGTATGAGTGGAGGGACTCATCGTCCTTCCGTTGTACCGCACGCTGTTAAcgacgaaatttggtaagcccaaagtcatcatcggcttagagtcagtatcggcttcagagttatggaatcagccgatgggagtcatCAAATCACCAGCAACCGTGTTCTCGATGGAGTTGGATCAACTAAAGGGAATTTATCCAaaagagtccgagttcaagaaggatacggcatggcagtttatctattaattatgaatagtttgttagtttccttttatctttaggaaagtgtgtttagtgtccgataaggactttatcttttccttttatctttagtttcTTTCCTGTccaacaaggactagtatctccctatgggtataaatatgtacaccctgggtcattgtaatctatcaatctatcgatcaatacaactactctcggcgcatcgccaccctctttatcgaggtttttacttatcatccgacGGAACTtagcacctgacgcggggctgcatcggctttcgatctccagcgaaggggtaagtcctacgttccgtcggcgcaggcaattgtctcatctacatcagcgttgttcaaggctgcatcagtacattcgacctcttgaatTGCtccggtttggatgatatatttgtctacctatttatcatatgtctctgttaatctagtcttagcatatcaatttacctctatcggctgcttctcgctttagggtttctgccggtattggctaaatcgtgttgctagattagattagcttagacatttaccaccctaaaaatcagtcaacggcttgattgtctagatattatgtttcttttcatacttagtgctgcatcagttgagtttgatctactaagtcatgtttagaaccataatctctagcatgcttcttgattgccaataagggtttcatcggggtttcagccgatgagttatctggacgttgcatgggcttacaaggattgcatatacatataagttggactTAGCCGATCACAACAAAAGttttactgtttatctaatcttgtggattttataaCATTGGACCTCCatccgatgtatgctttaaccttcggatcagtgttTATTCTATCAtctcattgctagccgattggtttatactgtattatattattgttatactatattatcatcagtcgattgcctttatatcattatttaagTCAAGTGTCAGACTCTACATTGGACATAAAGCCGATAGTTCAGAACCCTATCgttatcggctggtatcggcataggctggaactactccatcggcttgtcaaccgatcggctgtttgatctgctgtttatatatcttgtcagttgtagggtcaaactgactggcacacccgcatctcatcaagatttttggacctgcactggagttaagcagatctcccaggcctcgtgtttttcgcatcaacacgcttttggcacgcccggtgggaccatgattttatatccacatgtctgaagaagaagtcaatgccaagatcATGGTCATAGTGGAGGATTTAACGGAGGAACAAAGGCAACAGATGGAGCAGTTTGTAGCTGATTTTCAAACGCATTGTCTTCAATGTTTCATCATGACACCAGAAGAGCCAACTCAGAAGACTCGATTCCCCAAGCCGATAGTTGAAATACTTCAAGATACAGTTGATGAAGCAGTTCATCACACATTGTTTGATCAGTCTGGAGTTTTGATGAGTAGACTACAAGATGTGATCAAGAAGATAGTTCCTGAAATAATTGTTCAAAAGAATCAGCTCGAGGGGCAAGCATATCAATATCGGCCGGAAGAACTTCGTCAATATGGGCATGATGAAGAATATCAATATAACAATGATTTGCCCGATAGAATTGCAAAGATAATAGAGGAGCAGTTTGGAATCAAACCTAAGGAACATACTTCTGTGTATCGGCTGCCATATCCTGAGTGGTTTAATAGGGTGCCATTGCCACACCGATacaaagttccagatttctccCAGTTTTTAGGGCAAGATGATACATCTACAATGGAACATATCAGTCAATTCTTAGCACAATGTGGGGAGGTATCGGCTGAAGAAGCTCTGAAAGTTAGATTTTTTCCATTGTCTTTAACTGGATCAGCTTCACATGGTTTTCATCGCTACCATCAGATTTTATCCAAGGATGGGCCGATCTTGAGAAGCAATTTCATGACTATTTCTTTGTTGGAATCAAAGAGTTGAAGCTTTCAGATTTAATATCGGTTGAGCAGCAAGAAGGAGAATCGGCTATGGAATATATTCAGAGATTTCGTAATGTCCGCGGTCGATGTTATAGGTTGAGTCTAAGTGATGAGCAGCTCGCAGATCTTGCATTCCAAGGATTGTCAGCACCTATCAGAGAGAGATTCTTCTGCCACGAGTTTGACAGTCTAGCTCATTTAATGCAGACAGAAAGCCGATTGCAAGAAGCAAGGGAAGATCAATTTTGGAGTTAACAAGATCAGATAGAAGAGAATTTTGGAGCATGGGTCCTCACACTCCAAAACTGGGGGACATGTGTTAAcgacgaaatttggtaagcccaaagtcatcatcggcttagagtcagtatcggcttcagagttatggaatcagccgatgggagtcatCAAATCGCCAGCAACCGTGTTCTCGATGGAGTCGGATCAACTAAAGGGAatttatccagaagagtccgagttcaagaaggatgcggcatggcagtttatctattaattaggaatagtttgttagtttccttttatctttagaaaagtgtgtttagtgtctgataaggactttatcttttccttttatctttagtttctttcctgtccgacaaggactagtatctccctatgggtataaatatgtacaccctgggtcattgtaatctatcaatctatcgatcaatacaactactctcggcgcatcgccaccctctttactcTCGGCGCACGGGTGGCTCAATGCACATCCAGCCAGCGCTCGATGTCAAGCCGAGCGTCCGGTTCTCCGTAGATACTCTCGTGGCGCCCACAGCTCCCCGCGGGCATCGACGAGGGGCGTGAGGACGAGTGGCGGGAAGCTTCTGCCACCCGGCGTGCTCTCCATCTTGCCGACAAAGAGAGGGCAATCGTACTACGTGATATACCAGCCGCCGTTGTCCGGCCGCCAGCGGCAAGCTGCCGCTGTGCGGTGGTGATCAGGTTGGCCACATCGTCCAGCCAGCACTGGACCGAGGTCTCTGGCTCTGGATCGACAGGGGGTGGCGCAGAAGTGTGCCCTAAGGCGTGCCACCGTCGTCGTGAGGTGGCAGCACACTCTTTCTCGGCGTCCTCCCCTGCCTGCCGGCAGTGAGATGGCCGAGTCCCCAGACTTATCCCGGCCCTCCCCTCGCCTAGGATTGCGGCGAGGGGGAGTCGAAGTAGGTCGTGCTTGGTGACGAGGGTCAAGATCCTCCTCGTCAGCCTCACACCACCAGCTTGCCGTCCGTGACTCCCGTCATGGATGTACCGGACGAAACTTGGGGCGCACGAAGATGAGTGCTCCTCAGGTGAACACGAACGCGCCCCCTACTTAGCGCGCCAGCTGTTGGAGGATGAACTCCTCGAGTAGGGGACCGTGAGGCCCCTCCTTTGTTGTTTCGGCTGGGGGCAGCGAGTGAAAGCTAAGCAGCTAGGAAGATTGGAAGCTATCAAGGGGGTCGGGTCCCTCAAAGAGGATGAGACAAAGataattatacaggttcgggccactaacaagcgtaataccctactcatgTGTATGATGATTTTTCTGAGCTTTCCAAGTCTCTGAATCTCTGGTGTACAAACTAGGTCTAAACGATCCAACTCTTTGTTCTTCGATCCCCCTTGTTCATTGGATATGAACCTCCTTTTATACTCCCAGGGGAACTCACATGCACCGAGTGTGCCGCCCAGTGAAGGGAGTAAATATTCCCTATATTAAATGTGTGTCTTGCGCCACAACGTGGAAGTCCTCTGAGTATCGGCTGTCGTgcggggcccatcaaatcatgccGGTCGATGCAGGCCGACACGGGGAGGATTTTGGGTGTGAATGTGCCGGGAACGCCGTCCCGAGTGTGTCCAGGTCGGTCAAGCCGACTCTGAATGGTTGCAAGTCACTGTGCCCCTCATCATTTTGACGGGATAGGGCATACCTACCGCACCGCACGCTGTCTGACACCCGGCCGGGGTGCGCGTGGCTTGCCGCCATCTCGTCTGTCACTCAACCGGTCATGCACCGGTCACGATTCGGTCAAGCGTgcagcacgccgcattaaatgagGCGTGGCACGTCCGCTCCGTCTGCACTACCCTTGCATGATGGCCGCGTGGTGACCGTCCCAAGGGGTAGGGGCGGAGAGGGGCGGCTACCGCTCGTCCATGGGCCCAACCCCTCGGGGGAAGTGCCACGTGGACATCGAGGGCGACCTCTCCCCTTTAAGCACGATACCCCCGAGCCCATATCatcgacagtagcccccggccGAACCAACAAAGGAGGTGCCTCACGGTCCCCCGCTCGAGGAGTTCATCCTCCGACAGggctgctccacaactctactccagacccaactctgGAGCTatatttagaagttggagctctaccaaacaggcccaatGTGTCTCTTGTGAGCCCCTCGTCCTCCTGTTAGGATCCAATTAGGAAGGGAGCCCACACATTCGCGTGGGCATTCATGAATCATTGcttaaatatttgatatatctTACTATTAAATTGTTAGTTTATAATATGTAATATTTACTTCATCTATATAATCACCTATCTATAAAGTTAAGCTTCTTCATCATTTAAGAAGACGAAGAAGCTTAACTTTATAGATAGGTGATTAtatagatgaattaaatattacatATTATAAACTAACAATTTAATAGTAagatatatcaaatatttaagCAATGATTGTAGAGAGCATGACCCATCTATTCTTCTCCTGCACATTTGC
This region includes:
- the LOC127764776 gene encoding berberine bridge enzyme-like Cyn d 4, yielding MEPSRPRLPLLLLLLHFSLLASPCSARWRDGGGVGDLRESFLRCVARRSPATAGDPSRLVHAPGDASYPSLLDSTIQNLRFASPRTPRPALVLTPVTADEVRACVVCCRAHGLTVRARSGGHDYEGLSYRSLGRSPRFAVVDVAALRAVRVDAARGVARAEAGATLGELYYTVAEGSGGRLGFPAGICPTVCVGGHLSGGGFGPMMRKYGLAADNVVDAEVVDAEGRLLDRAAMGEGLFWAIRGGGGGSVGIVVSWTVNLVPVPAVVSAFTVHRLLLRRGGHDEQSLLRLLTKWQAVAHALPDNLFVKMSMEAKTINDGDDSTRHPLVTFKSLFLGNCSDMITQIDHHLPELGIKPTDCREMNWLQSMLYSYGYTNGQPAEVLLDRTLQPKDYYKIKLDYLTSPIPTPGLIELLTKIVEDEDGSIDIDPQGGEMSRIPESGTPYAHRSGYLYNLQYFVKWGGDKNVSYEDDHLSWVRGLHELMTPYVSKNPRAAYINYRDLDLGQNVEGNTSYEEARVWGEKYFRGNFRRLAMVKGEVDPDQLFWSEQSIPPLVVSTRDAGLVSDS